The following is a genomic window from Rutidosis leptorrhynchoides isolate AG116_Rl617_1_P2 chromosome 8, CSIRO_AGI_Rlap_v1, whole genome shotgun sequence.
ATTTTCGCTGCTTTCGTTCTtgtcttgatatgtatatatagctCCTCACGCAACACACACTTTTCCCCATTGACAAAACAGAAGCAACGATACAGATAGACAACAAAAAACACTCCCGAAATTATAGAACTCACAAATcgaacatgttcattattttctatataatgtttaacttaACAATCGTGTCTGTATCGACTCACCCCACAACATCACTACAGTCTCTAATCGCTTACCCTTTAATATaatcacaaataataatattacagcacgaatataaaaaaaaatccttagtCTACAAACAAGTATAGAGTAACCCAAACAGAATCAAAATCCATGTTGAGGTTTGTGTATTCACCCCATTCGATTTCTTGTTCCCGCCATCATCACTTTCATCATCGGCAGTGTCATCACTGGTAATGTTTTTAGGGTGATCAAAGTTAGCCGGGACCGTTGTGGCCGGTACTGTATCGTCACCAGATTCTTCACTCACCGGACCAGGGGCGGTGTCTGGTGATGGAGTCCTTAAACTTGGCGGCAACCCTTGACCTTGAGTGACATTGATACTGAAATGTTGACCATTGTTGCATTGCTCACCGTCATAGTCACTTGAGAAGAAATATGTGGGCCCGACCTTAAGGAGGGGAACGGCTACGGACACAGGGTGAACCGCGGCAGCCGAGGGATCTGGTGATGCGTATTGGAAGGTGTCGTTATCAAGTGCATTGCTGTCATCACAGAGGGTGTAGATGGTGGAGTTGTATGTTTGTACAACTGTGTGGTTATTATCCGTGTTGAAAACTGCATGTTCATAAGTAAGAAATTAAAAACAAATTATTTAAAGTGAGAAACGTATACTCGTAAGAAAGTgacgtttgtttacctcttaatggaatggttcagcgctgaatgttgaaccattcagcattcagtgcgtttgtttctgacctctgaatgacatatggtgctgaatggttcagaattaagctctgaaccattcagagcaTAAACActttcttaaccattaagagcctaaattttctgtaatATTGTCCTGAAATATGAtcacttaactaacaagtatattaaattttttaccaatgtaacacgttaataaggtagttttactcagttcatatcgttcattttaaatgattatcaaacagcttattttcattcagatcaaactttattcagaggctctgaaccattcagattctgaactattcagcactaaatcattcagttttatcaaacgcacccttaatcTGTTATTAAAATCCAGCTGTTTTAAACTACTTTGCAATCATGAAAAGCTGACACTAACATTCACAACATGTCAGTCTATGTGATCCACtagttatgttttttttttttttttagaaaaaaaaaaagacTGGAGGCTTTTCTTATTTCTCAAGATAAAAATAATTTAATTACGTACAACTTCTCAAAATCATATGTATCTTCTTATAGCAACTAAATACATGATTAAAACTGTAAAAGGGAGAATTCAATACTACATGAAatacttatattattatattttatatattgtaAATTTGAATATGTAAAAATAGTCCAACAAGTAGATCAATAATtccattgaattttttttttcatacgAGGTCACTTAAATATATTACGGAGtaatttttttttacgaatagttTTAGCTGAATTTTGTAGTATGAAACAACATATTAATTCgaattaaaaaataatatatacAAAAGATGGAGTATAATCAAGATTTATTTTTCTTTCAAGATCTGTGAAAGTAATCCAACATAGTAATCTCATCTTATTTCTTGttacatactaatctttatcttaTGAATTACGAGTACGATGGTAAATTAAACCTATGAATTAATAAATTATTTACAAGTTTCCGAAGATAAACCCTTTAGGTAGATATGTATCTAAGGCATATTCATGTTCATACATTACTAATAATCGATCTAGATGATTCCCATAATTAAAGAAGAAACAAAAACAATTTAAATTTAAAGTTTTACTAAATAAATTAAAGATCAATTAATAGAGAGAGATTAGTAGTACATACTAAGGAAATCACCAAGAGAAAATGTTTTAGAAGAAGCCCATTTTTGATAATCAACACTTGACTTTTCAAGTTTATCAAACCAACCATTATCATCTCCAACTGTGTAGTTTTTGTATCCAGTGACACCCCATTTTCCGTTGCTGATTATCACCTCACTTATAATCATAAATTGTACCATCACCATCCATAATTTCTTCCATTCTTTCATTTCTCTCTTTCTATTCTATGATTTAGTTTTGGAGTGAATGCAACAAGTTTGTAGTTCCTTTCTTTGGGTATACACAACCACCTGCTTTCTGTTCATTAAATTTACTATTTTTTGAGTATTATATAAGAGATAAGAGAGGTAGAGAAACAGAGAGAATATATATCTtttatcgtttatttttcaaagaatatatcttatcttttatatttaatattatatatatatatatatatatatatatatatattaaggggtTAAATGAGAACTTTTgttgtgtgagaaccctgagaacttcaAAATAcaccaaaatacactgaaattctaGCATAAAAAGTGGCGGGCGAGTGAAAAacaagaaattcgagcaaaaaacaaGGTATTCGAACAAAAAAGttgaaattcgaaaaaaaaaaaaggcGGGCAAACAAAAATGTGAAATTCGAAGAAAAATGGTGAAATTCGAACAATTTTGtgttttacatttttaaaattcaaacaaaaaaatgtagaatacaaggaattcgaacaaaaaaattgaaatttgaacaaatttgtgttctacattttggtaattcgaacaaaaaaaaaaaaatttgctcacCCCTGTTTTTTTCTTT
Proteins encoded in this region:
- the LOC139864541 gene encoding early nodulin-like protein 18 — encoded protein: MKEWKKLWMVMVQFMIISEVIISNGKWGVTGYKNYTVGDDNGWFDKLEKSSVDYQKWASSKTFSLGDFLIFNTDNNHTVVQTYNSTIYTLCDDSNALDNDTFQYASPDPSAAAVHPVSVAVPLLKVGPTYFFSSDYDGEQCNNGQHFSINVTQGQGLPPSLRTPSPDTAPGPVSEESGDDTVPATTVPANFDHPKNITSDDTADDESDDGGNKKSNGVNTQTSTWILILFGLLYTCL